From one Panulirus ornatus isolate Po-2019 chromosome 11, ASM3632096v1, whole genome shotgun sequence genomic stretch:
- the LOC139751309 gene encoding centrosomal protein of 41 kDa-like, translating to MHSQRLIVRGPRTANTLKKFSISDREILDKRVKTNPRYAGVRPRTDTGFNTQRRQELEHEIRKYYKVRNDEVFRRISLADLLQLMVAHAEDVEAASRIPYETEGDSSEAEVPIKYRDEVENVVHKMDQLEMEGKAKIPECPYLIIDVRPHLEYRTSHIATAVCHPHARLSRAVGWECPALLTYKNLSESIIIVYDDGEDVAPEVTATLQHRGYDNVFMLSGGLNLAKDKFGFPLVSDDTARTLNPQVADAISQQLSHTVLPPLSMADASEWWAAASKLPSPTTPTDSGITTTTSSTGRHTSRSQLKSKDGQPLRPWR from the exons ATGCATTCACAAAGATTGATTGTCAGGGGTCCCAGGACTGCTAACACATTGAAGAAATTCTCGATAAGTGATAGAGAAATCCTAGATAAACGTGTGAAGACTAATCCCCGCTATGCTGGTGTCCGTCCCCGCACAGATACTGGCTTTAATACTCAGCGTCGCCAAGAGCTTGAGCATGAGATTCGGAAATATTATAAG GTCAGGAATGATGAGGTGTTTAGACGCATCTCCTTGGCAGACCTACTACAGCTGATGGTGGCACATGCAGAAGATGTTGAAGCTGCATCACGCATTCCTTATGAAACCGAAGGAGACAGTAGTGAAGCTGAGGTCCCTATCAAGTACAGAGatgaagtggagaatgtagtgCATAAGATGGATCAGCTTGAG ATGGAGGGTAAAGCAAAGATTCCTGAATGCCCATACCTCATCATTGATGTTCGGCCACACCTTGAGTACAGAACGTCCCATATTGCTACTGCTGTATGCCACCCTCATGCCCGTTTGTCCAGGGCTGTAGGTTGGGAGTGCCCTGCACTTCTAACATATAAGAACCTTTCTGAGAGTATAATTattgtgtatgatgatggagaggatgtAGCACCTGAGGTCACAGCTACACTGCAGCATCGTGGTTATGACAATGTCTTCATGCTCAGTGGGGGTCTTAATCTTGCTAAAGATAAATTTGGCTTTCCATTAGTTTCTGATGATACTGCTCGTACTCTTAATCCTCAGGTTGCTGATGCTATATCTCAGCAGCTGTCACACACTGTGCTGCCACCCCTTAGCATGGCAGATGCATCAGAGTGGTGGGCAGCTGCATCAAAGTTACCCAGCCCCACAACTCCAACAGACTCTGGTATTAcgaccaccacatcctccactggtCGCCATACATCAAGGTCTCAGTTAAAAAGTAAAGATGGTCAACCATTAAGACCATGGCGATGA